The Alphaproteobacteria bacterium genome contains the following window.
ATAACAAAACTTCTTCATATGATGATTTAGTCTATAGCATAACGGGAGCAAGGTTTTTATCTGAGCTAGCAGGTGGGGTAATACCAAATAGTATTTTATGTAATGTATTAAACAACAAAACTTACACTGATAACTCATGTGTTATCTTGCAAAACAAGATCTTAACTATGTGTCCAGAACAGTGAATTTGAAAAATAATGCATTCACATTAATAGAGCTATCCATAGTAATGGTAATAGCTGCTGCGATAATGAGTTTGGGACTCTCTATATTTAAGGCGAATAATAACCAAAAAGAAGTACAGGTGCAAAAACAACTAATAGTTATAGAAAAGGCATTAGTTGATTATTATAGTGATAATAAAAGATTGCCATGTCCAGCTACACAAAATCTAGCAGTATCTGATAGTAATTTTGCGCAAGAGCAAATTACTAATTCTAATTGCACTGATTCTTTGCCTGCTAACACATGTAACTCTA
Protein-coding sequences here:
- a CDS encoding type II secretion system protein, which encodes MNLKNNAFTLIELSIVMVIAAAIMSLGLSIFKANNNQKEVQVQKQLIVIEKALVDYYSDNKRLPCPATQNLAVSDSNFAQEQITNSNCTDSLPANTCNS